The nucleotide sequence TGTAGTAAATTTCAGAAAATGTTTACAAGTCTAAATATAACCCCGCTTTTTTTGGGAATTGGTGGCGGTGAATTGGTTTTTATCATGTTGATTATTTTGATGCTTTTCGGTTCTGATAAGGTACCCGAAATGGCTCGTGGATTGGCGCGCATTATTAATCAAGTGAAGAATGCTTCGAACGATATTAAATCGGAAATCACAAAAAGCGTGGAAGAAACCGGTGTTGTGAAAGACATTAAAGATGCGGTAAACGTGGATGAAATAAAAAAACGAATGGGTTATGATGAAATCAAAGAGTCGATGGATATAGATCATTTCAACCCTGTAAACGATATTCAAAAAGAAAT is from Paenimyroides aestuarii and encodes:
- a CDS encoding twin-arginine translocase TatA/TatE family subunit; amino-acid sequence: MFTSLNITPLFLGIGGGELVFIMLIILMLFGSDKVPEMARGLARIINQVKNASNDIKSEITKSVEETGVVKDIKDAVNVDEIKKRMGYDEIKESMDIDHFNPVNDIQKEIDQTKEDIENMTGPIKRMK